In Streptomyces sp. 71268, the DNA window AACGAGCGTGCCGACAAGATCGCCGACCGGTGGGTGCAGCTGCAACTGCAGCGTAGCGAGGCTGGTTCCGGGATCAGTGAAGCGGAGTTGCATGAGGAGGCGGACGCCGTGGTCGCCGCCCTCTCGGCGAGTCTGGCGGGCGGTCTGCCGGTGGAGCGCGTGGTGACGGCGCATCCCGAGTTGCACCGCGCGATCACCGAGCTCTCGCTGCGCCGCGCGCGGGGTGGGGCCTCACCCACCGACACGTCCCTCGCGGTCCTCACCCTCAAGGAAGCCCTGCTGGAGTCCGTGCAGGAGTCCGTGCGGGCCGCTGACGAAGCGCTCGCCGTCGCGCTGCTGATCAACAGGCTGCTGGACGCCGCTGGCGCACTCTCGTTCAACACCTACGTCGAGGGCCGGGAGGAGATCATCGGGCGGCAGAGCCGGCAGTTGCTGGAGCTGTCGACTCCCGTGGTGCGTCTGTGGCGTCACGTGCTCGCCGTACCGCTGATCGGGACCCTCGACACCGCACGCACCCAGGTGGTCATGGAGAACCTGCTGCAGGGCATCCAGGATCACGAAGCGCTCGTCGCGATCATCGACATCACCGCTGTTCCCACGGTGGACACGGCCGTCGCGCAGCACCTGATGCAGACGGTCAACGCGGTACGGCTGATGGGCGCCGACTGCGTTATCAGCGGGATCCGGCCCCCCATCGCGGTGACCATCGCCCAGCTCGGTATCGATCTCTCCTCCATCCTCACCCGGTCCACCCTCGCCGATGCCCTGTCCGTCGCCATCAAGATCACCGAAGGTGATCAGCTGAAGGCCGAATCATCGGCAGTGCGATGAACGCCCGGCCCGTGGCGGGTGTGCCCATACTGCGGCTGGGCAACGTGCTGGTCACCGGGCTCCTCGACGAACTCGACGATAAGGCCGCCCTGGCCTTCACCGACGAACTCACCCAGCGCATCGCGGCGGAGGACGCGAGCGGTGTCCTCATCGACATCTCCCGACTGGAGATCATCGACTCCTTCGTAGCCCGCACCCTCATGGAGCTCACCACCATGGCCAGGCTTCTCGGAGCCCGGGTCATCGTGGCGGGCATGCTGCCTCCGGTGGCGATCACCCTGGTGGAACTGGGTCTGCACCTGGACGGGGTCGAGACCGCGCTCAACGCCGAACGGGGCATGGCTTTGCTCGGATGGCAACAAAACCGCCAGCTCCCCGAGGGGGCACCCAGTGCTGCGTTCCACTGAACAGTCCCCTTCCTCCGAAACCGCCCCCCGCCTCGATCCACGGGCGGGTGAGCCGAACTCATACCCGGTGCGTACGGAGGAGGACCTGCTGACGGCCCGTCACGCCGTCCGCGCGGCCACCCTGGCCCTCGGATTCGGCATCGTCGACCAGACCCGCATCGTCACCGCCGCCAGCGAGCTCGTACGCAACGCCTACATCCACGGCGGGGGCGGCACCCTCACCCTCACCCTGCTCGAACGTCCGGGCGCACGGGGTCTACGGCTGGTCATCAGCGATGACGGGCCGGGTATCCATGACGTCCAGCAGGCCCTCACCGACGGGTACACCACGGGGGCCGGACTGGGCCATGGACTGGGCGGGGCACGACGGCTGATGGATGATTTCCGCATCGACTCGGCGCCGGGCCGGGGCACCACCGTCACGGCCACCCGATGGACGACACCGTGACACCGGCACCCGCCACATCGACCGTTCAGGTCCGTGTCGACCACCACAGCGCCGTCCAGCTCGCCGCGGAAGCCGCCCGCACCGTCGCCGAGTCGTGCGGTCTGACCGGTTCCCTCCCCGACCAGGCCGCCGTGCTGGCGTCGGAACTCGCCGGGAACCTCGCCAAGCACGCCACCGGCGGCTCGGTGTACCTGCAGCCGCTCCTCCTCGGAGGCGGGATGGAGATTCTCGCCGTCGATCGCGGGCCCGGCATCGCCGACCTTCCCCGCGCCCTCACCGACGGATACAGCACCACCGCGACCCTCGGCGCCGGCCTGGGCGCCGTCCGTCGCATCGCCACGGACTTCACCATCCGCACCGAGCCAGGCACCGCGACCCTCGCCTGTGCCCGGCTCACCGATGCCGACCACCGGCCGAAGGCCCACCAGGAGATCGGTTCCCTCTCTCTTCCCGTCGACGGGGAACAGCCCTGTGGTGACGCGTGCGCCTCGGCGGACACCGCGGATTGTCGTACGGCCTTCGTCGTGGACGGCCTCGGACACGGCCCCGAGGCATCGGAGGCGGCACAGGCCGCCCTGCGCGTGTTTCACCGCGCACCCGACCGCGCGCTCCACGACATGCTCTTCGCCGTCCACCGGGCGCTACGCCACACCCGCGGTGCCGCGGTCGGCATCATGCGGCTGCACCACGACCGGACCGAGTACTGCGGCGTCGGCAACATCCGCGCCCTGGTCGTGACTCCCGAGACCATCCGCCACGGGATGACCGGCCTGCCCGGTGTCGTCGGGTGGAACATGCCCACCCCGCGCACACACACCCTGCCCACGGGCCCGGGAGTCATCGCTGTGCTGCACTCCGACGGGATCCTCCCGCGGTGGGCCCACGCGCCCTCGCGCTTCCTGCTCCGGCTGCCGCCCGCGCTGCTCGCGGCGGCAGTGGCTCACGCTCACCGTTCGACGCGGGACGACGCGACCTTCCTCGCCGCCAGGGCACCGGGTGGCCGTTTTGTCTGACACCTTCCGGACGCTGCGGTCCTTGCGCCGCGCCCTGCGCCAGGTGGCCGACGCCTACGGTCTCCCCCTCGAAGTGCGCGCGCGGCTGGTTCTCTCGATCAGCGGCGTCGCCGGCCACGAACTGCGAGCCGGACGCACGGTCAGGCTCGGCTCCACCTGCCAACCAGGCTCCAAGGGGCAGCCGACGCTTCTCTCCGTCAGCCTGGTGTCGCCGGCGTCGCGGAGCCCGCTGCCGTTGGCCGGGCTCCCCCTCGCCGCCCAGGCGGTCTGCGACACCACGGCCACCTGGCACGTGCCTGTCCCGGAGGGAGCCGAGCCGCCCCCCGACGCGTGCGCACCGCGCGTGGCGCGGAGATCAGAGAGCGAAGAGCTGGAACAGGAACTACGGGCCTCACTCGCACGCGTGGACGCCTTCGCCGCCGAACACCGCGTCCTCAAGCACGAACTGGCCGAGACCAACAGCGGCGTCCTCGCCCTGTACATCCAGCTCGAAGAACGCGACGAGCAACTGCGCCAGGCGCACGGCCGGATGCTGCAGGACATGGAGAACGCCCTTCGTCCCCCTCCCCTGGCAGTGGAGGGCCTGGAACTCGCCGTCCACTACGAACCCGCCGACACGCACGACCCCACCGGTGGCGACCTCTACGACTGGTTCCGTCTGCCCGACGGAACCGTCCACATCACGGTCGTCGACGCCCTCGGACACGGCATCACCAGCACCCGAAGCGCCCTGAACGTGACCCACGCCGTGCGGACCCTGGCGCTGGACGGACACCCGCTGACCGCGATCGTCAAACGGGCCGACGAGATACTCATGCCTCTGGACGGCGATCTCCTGGCCACCGTGCTCCTGGCCCGACTCAACCCGGCGACGGGCGAACTCAGCCTGGCCAACGGCAGCCACCCTCCAGCGCTCCTCGTCCGCACGGACGGCCGGGCGGACTTCCTCAACGTACGAGGACGCGGCATCGGCTTCCCGTTGGCCGGCAGCGACAGGGTGCTTCAGACCCGGATGGAACCGGGCGACCTGCTCTTGCTGTACACCGACGGACTCACCGAGAGTCGCCGCGATCCCATCGAGGGCGAGGCGCGCCTCATCGACTCGGCCCGGAAGCGGTCACGGGACCCGACAGCCTCCCTTCCCGGAGCCATCGCGACAGACATGCGAACGGTCGTACTGCACCCGGACGACACGCTCGCCCTCGCCGTTCGCATGGGCCGCCCCGGGAACTGACCAGGTGCCCCGAACCGCCGCCTCCAGACGGTCCTCCACATGTCCCGACGACTCACCGTCCGGATGCGTAGCGATCACCGCGCCACACCGGCCACGGGAGCCGCCCGACCTTCGGACCCGGGCGGTGCGCGCAGACCAGACCGGCGTCCCGAGGCTGCGCTCAGCCGCTCTCTTCGACGAGCTGCTCCCGCGCGTACGGGAGGGGCTCGGCGACGGCTTCGCAGAGGGCGGCGAGGCCAGTGGCCAAGGCGTCGCGTGTGAGGGGGGTCATCCGGTTCATGGCCTGACGGAGGGCTTGCTCACGGCGTCGCCGGACCTCGCGCAGGTGCGCGGTGCCGGCGTCGGTGAGCGTCAGCTGCATCTCGCGGCGGTCCTCGGGGCGGGGAGTCCTGCGGAGGAATCCGGCGGCCTGAAGGCGGTCACACAGGCGCGTGGCCGTGGGAGCGGCCACCGCCAGGTGACGACGGAGGGCACTGAGGTTGATGCCTGGCTCGCGTTCGATGATGTACATCACACGAATCTGTGCCGTGGAGACAGGAGCGGTGCTCAGGGCGTCCCGGCCCCGTTCCCAGGCGATCTCCAGGAGCTCAAGGACACGGCTGACCTCAGGCACTGCGGCGGTGGCCTGTTGCTGGAGAGCCATGGGGTCCTCGCGCATGTGACACTCCCGTGTGAGCGTTTTGTGCTCGATCCGGCTGGTCGGTATAAGAAGTCGCATGCATGAAGATATGTCAAGGAAGGCAAGGTCCGATACCGGTGGACAGACCCAGCGCGGTTGAGCGCCTGTTGCGCGAGGCCGCGCCTCATGAGGTTTTCGACGTGGTCCGCTCGGTGATCGAGCGGCGACACGGCGCTGTGGCGGTCGATCTCCTGATGGCTGACTATGCCATGACGCAACTGCAGCCCGTAGGCGTTCTCCCGCACACCCACCATTCGCTGCCGGTCCATGACACTGCCCCGGGTCACGCCTTCATCGCCCAGGAAGCGCACTGTGTGCCCGACGCCGCGTCCTCCACCGTAACGGTCCACCTGCCGGTCAGTGTCCGTGGTGACCGGCTCGGCGTGCTCAGCGTGCGGTTGCCCGGCCGTGAGAGCGACGTCAGCCCCGACACTCTGGCGGACCTCGCGCAGTGCGCGGCCGCGCTGGCGCACGAGATCGCCGTCGCGGAGCGGGACACCGATCTCTTCCTGCAGGCCCGCCGCGCGGAACGGCTCACCCTCGCCGCCGAGATGCAGTGGCAGCTCCTGCCCGGGCGCTCCTGCTCGCGACCCGAGTACGACGTCGGCGCGCAGCTGGAGCCCGCTTACGCGATCTTCGGTGACAGCTTCGACTGGTCGTCGTCCGCCGACGACCTCCTCCTGACCGTGAGCAACGGCATGGGCCAGGGCATCGACGCGGCCTTGCTCACCAACCTCGCGACCAACGCCCTGCGCAACGCCCGCCGCGCCGGGCTGAACCTCGCCGACCAGGCGTACCTGGCCGACCAGGCCGTCTACGGCCAATACCACGGCCGGCAGTTCCTGTCCACGCTCATGCTCCGCTTCTGCCTTCCCACCGGAGACGTGGAGATCATCGACGCTGGCTCGCCCCGCATCTGGCGGCTTCGCCGGGATGTCGTCGAGGCCATCGAATTCGATGCGCAGATCCCCCTGGGGATGTTCGAGGACACGACCTACACCACGCAGCGCTTCAAGGTCGAGTCCGGGGACCGGCTGTTGTTCATCAGCGACGGCGTCTACGACGCCCTCTCGCCGGCGGGTGAGAAGTACGGTCAGTGGGCGTTGGCCAGGGCGATCACCAGTACACGTCTCCTGCCCGCTTCCCAGGTGCCCAGGACAATGTTGCAGGAGCTGCTGGGACACCGCGGCTCCGGGCCGGCGGCGGACGACGCGCTGGTCGTGTGCCTGGACTGGCACGGCCGCCCGGGCACCGACTGACACGACCTTGACGGGATCCGACCCGGGAGCGGCATCCGTTGGCGAGCGAGGTGTGGGGGCGATCTCTTGTTCCCGCCGAGAGTCGTCATCGGCGTGGTCGCCCACTTGGTGGAGGTGGCGAACGCGGCTACCTCCACCGTGGCACCGCAGCCGCCGCGCCTCACCATCTGGCGACGAACGTGCTCATCCGGACAGGTCCGCACCGCACGGGCAACGGCGGACCAAAGCGCGGTAGGAGAGACCGCCTGGAGTGGTGATGCCATCCTGGCCAAGAGACGCCCGCGCCTGATATTGGTTCGAGTGTTCGCTCCCGGAAACCCGGGCCCGGGCACCAACGCCTGACGCCTTGTCAGGGAGTGGGAACCAGTATCGCCGGAACCCACCTTCGACCACCGTGAAGCACCAAGATCGATAACGGCTGGCATTCGCTCTGACCCGCACAGACACAGCTCACAACCCCGTCTTTGACCTGCCGAGGAGAGACAGTTGAGGATGCTCATCAACGTGCCCGAGACCGTGGTCGCCGACGCGCTGCGCGGGATGGCCGCCACGCATCCGGAGCTGACCGTGGACGTGGAGGGGCGGGTGATCGTACGCCGCGACGCGCCGGTGGCCGGAAAGGTGGCCCTGGTGTCGGGCGGCGGGTCCGGGCACGAGCCGCTGCACGGGGGTTTCGTGGGCACCGGGATGCTTGACGCGGCGTGCCCCGGTGAGGTGTTCACCTCGCCCGTGCCGGACCAGATGGTCAAGGCGGCGGCCGCCGTGGACAGTGGCCAGGGGGTGCTGTTCGTGGTCAAGAACTACACCGGCGACGTGCTCAACTTCGACATGGCCATGGAACTCGCCGAGGACGAGGGCGTGCGGGTGGCCAAGGTGCTCGTGGACGACGACGTCGCCGTGACGGACAGCACGCACACGGCGGGCCGTCGTGGCACCGGGGCCACGCTGTTCGTGGAGAAGATCGCGGGCGCCGCCGCCGAGGAGGGCGCGCCGCTGGAGCGGGTGGAGGCGATCGCCCGCCAGGTCAACGCGTCGTCCCGGAGCTTCGGCGTCGCGCTCAGCGCCTGCTCCACGCCGGCCAAGGGCGGGCCGACGTTCGCGCTGCCCGACGGCGAGCTGGAGCTGGGGGTGGGCATCCACGGCGAGCCCGGCCGGGAGCGGCGGCCCATGATGACCTCGCGGGAGATCGCGGACTTCTCCGTGGACGCCGTCCTTGAGGACCTGCGGCCCACCAACCCGGTGCTCCTGCTGGTGGGCGGCGCGGGCGCGACGCCGCTGCTTGAGCTGTACGGGTTCGCCGCCGAGGTGCACCGGGTGTTGGCCGAGCGTGGTGTGCCGGTGCTGCGCAGCCTCGTGGGCAACTACGTCACCTCGCTGGACATGGCGGGCTGCGCGGTGACGCTGTGCCAGGCCGACGAGGAGTTGCTGCGCCTGTGGGACGCGCCGGTGCGCACGCCCGCGCTGCGGTGGGGGCTGTAACCCGCGCCCGCGCCAGCGCACGTGGCGCGCGGCGGCGGGCGGTTGATGCGCACGCGCTGCGTACGCTGGCGTAGAGCGACGGAGAACGACCGGCCCCGGCCGGTCGTACGAGCGAAGGGACCCACCCGTGTCCGGCACTGCATCCGCCTCCAACAGCGACCCCGCCCCCGCGCACGCCCACCCCGACGCGGGGTCGGGCGGCGGCCCCGACGAGGGGTTGGACGCCGCGTTCTTCCTGCGGTGGCTGGCGGCGGCCGCCGCCGCCGTGGACCGCGAGGCGGACCGCCTCACCGAACTCGACGCGGCGATCGGGGACGCCGACCACGGCAGCAACCTGCGACGCGGATTCGCCGCCGTGGCCACCGCCCTGGACGCGGGCCCACCGGGCACCCCGGGGGCGGTGCTGGCGCTGGCCGGCCGGCAGTTGATCTCGACGGTGGGAGGCGCCTCCGGGCCGCTGTACGGCACCCTGCTGCGGCGTACGGGCAAGGAGCTCGGCGACGCGCAACGGGTGAGCGTCGCCGAGCTGGGCGCGGCGCTGCGCGCGGGCGTCGCGGCGGTGGCGCAGCTCGGCGGCTCCGCGCCGGGCGACAAGACGATGCTGGACGCGCTGGTGCCCGGCGCGGACGCGCTCGGCGCGTCCGACGCGGCGGGCGACCCGTTCGACGCGGTGCGGGCCGCGGCGGAGGAGGGCGCGCGGGCCACGGAGGCGCTGCGGGCCCGCAAGGGCCGGGCCAGCTATCTCGGTGAGCGCAGCGTCGGACACCTGGACCCGGGGGCCAGCTCGTCGGCCCTGTTGTTCGCGACGCTCGCGGAGGTGGCGCGGTGAGCGCGGTGCAGCGGGTGGCGCAGGAGGGGCGGGTCGGGGTGGTCGTGGTCTCGCACAGCGGGCCGGTCGCGGAGGCGGTCGCCGAGCTGGCGCGCGGGCTGGCCGGGCTGACGACGGCACCGGTCGCGCCGGCCGGCGGCACCCGGGACGGCGGTCTCGGCACAAGCGCGGATCTCGTCGTCGAGGCGGCGCGGGCGGTGGACGGCGGCGCAGGCGTGGCCCTCCTGGTGGATCTGGGCAGCGCCGTCCTCACGGTGAAGGCGCTGCTGGCCGAGGGGGACGAACTGCCGGCCGGCACCCGGCTGGTGGACGCGCCGCTGGTGGAGGGGGCGGTGGCGGCGGTGGTCACCTCGGCCACCGGCGCCGACCTCGACGCCGTGGCGGCGGCGGCCGAGGAGGCGTACGGCTACCGCAAGGTGTGACCCGGCGCCGGCCCCGGGGTTCGGGGCCGGCGCACCACCGGGCCCCTCCCCGCCCGCCGCCGCCCGAATGTCCCGATGTCCCGCCGCCGACTGCCTGGTGGGAGGCGTGCCGCCGGGCCGCGAAACATGATCGCGCGGCGCGGCGAGGGCTCCGTACACTGCCCGGCATGGCATGCCGCATCAGTGAGCTGATCCTCGAATGCACCGATCCCGAGCGACTCGCCGCCTTCTGGTGCGAGGTGCTCGGCTACGTAGAGATCGGCCGGGAGGACGACGGGGGCATCGAGATCGGTCCGCCCGAGGTCGGCTTCGGCGGTCCGCAGCCCACCATCATCCTGAGCCCCAACGACGCCCCGCCCACCGCGAAGCCACGGCTGCACATCGACGTCAACCCCACCGACCGCGACCAGGACGCCGAGTTGGAACGGCTGCTCGCGCTCGGCGCCAGGCCCGCCGACGTCGGCCAGACGGGCGCCGAGGACTGGCACGTGCTGGCGGACCCGGAGGGCAACGTGTTCTGCCTGTTGCGCGCCCGCGTGCGGCCCGTCTAGCCACGGGCGACCGGGCGCCGGCCCGGGGCGGTCACCGACGAGGAAACCCGGAAACCCCGTCGTTGACCGCCTTTCGTCGTCCCTCCGTCACACCTACGAAGGCGCGCCCCGGGGCGCCGGCAGCGGGTCGAGGCCGCCGTGTTCGAGGCGGATGACCCGGGGCAGCCGCTCGATCGTGGACTCGCGGTGGGCGATGACGATCAGGGTGCGGTCGGTGCGCAGCACGTCGATGGCCGTCTCCAGCTTGTGGGCCGTCTGCGGGTCGATGTCGGCCGTGGCCTCGTCCAGAACCAGCACGGCGGGGTCGACCAGGGCCGCCCGTACCAGGCCGACCAACTGCACCTCGCCGGCCGACAGCCGGCCCTCGCCGCCGCCGAGCCGGGTCGTCAGGCCGTCCGGCAACCCGGCCACCCAGTCCTCCAGGCCGAGGCGGGCCACGGCCTGGCGGACCTCGTCGTCGGTGGGCCGGCGCGGGACCAGGGCCAGGTTGTCCTGGAGCGTCCCGCTGATCAGGTGCACCCGCTGCGGCACCAGGACGACACGCCGGCGCAGTTCGCCGGGCGGCAGCGCGCGCAGGTCAACGCCGGCGTAGCTGACGCTGCCCGCGTCGGGGGTGTACAGGCCGGTGATCAGCTTGGCCAGGGTGGTCTTGCCCGCCCCGGTCGGGCCGATCAGGGCCACCCGGTCGCCGGCCGGGATGGACAGGCTCAGGCCGTGCAGGACCTCGGCGTCGGCGACGTAGGAGTAGCGCACGTCGCGCACCTCAAGGTCACCCCGCGCGGGCGTCGTTGAAGGGATCGGGGCCGTGCCGCGTACGGCCTGTAGCGGCCGGTCCGGCGGGGCCGCCTCGTCCGTGGAGGCCTGCTTCGGGGGCGCGGCCGTCGGCTCGCGGGGGTGTGCGGTGTCGGGCGCCGCGTCGTTCTCGGTGGTCTCGGCGACGTGCGGGGCGGTCGTCGTGAGCAGGTCGAGCAGCCGGGCCAGGCCGACCTTGGTGAGTTGCAACTGGCCGACGAGGTTGGACGCCTGGGTGGCCGAGTCGAAGAGTTGCCGGGTGGCCAGGATGAACACGACGACGGTGCCGACGCTGATCTGGCCGTCGGCGGCCAGCCAGCCGCCGAGCAGCAGCAGGACCACCGTGGTCAGGCCCTGCACGACGCGCGAGAGGCTGATGATGAACAGCGACTTCTGGGTGCGCCGCGCGGCCTGGTAGCGGTGCTCGCTGTCGGCCAGGAACCGCGCTCGCCAGCCGCCCACACCGTTGTTGGTCTGCAACATCTCGCGGGCCGTCACCAGCTCCCGGTAGGTGGCGGCGACGGTGCCGGCGGCGGCCGCCTCGGCCGCGAAGGCCGGGCCCGCCGCGCGCTTGAAGCGGCGCAGCACCCACACGATGCCGGGCACGAACACCACGAGCAACGCGAGGGTGAGCAGCGGCGAGTAGCTGAGCAGCAGGACGGTGGTGAACAGCAGGTAGCCGAGGACGGTGAGGACCTCGGGCAACTGGCCACGGACGAAGTTGGCGAGGTCGGCGATCTCCGTGGTGGTGCGCCGCAGCAGATCGCCGGAGCGGTGTGCCTCAAGAAAGCGCAGCGGGGCCTGGGCCAGGCGTCGTACGGCCAGTTCGCGCAGGCCGCGCACGACGCGTTCGCCGACCGTGGTGAGCCAGATCTCGGACTGCCGGAACAGTACGAGGCGCACCACGACGAGGCCCACCAGCACGCCGGCGGCGGTGAGCAGGCCGTCGCGGTCGTCCTCGATGAGCTGGTCGACGCCGGCGCCGATGACGGCCGGCACGGCGACCGTGCAGGCGGTGGCCGCTGCGCTGCCGACCAGG includes these proteins:
- a CDS encoding STAS domain-containing protein encodes the protein MSSSETATRERVSNALNERADKIADRWVQLQLQRSEAGSGISEAELHEEADAVVAALSASLAGGLPVERVVTAHPELHRAITELSLRRARGGASPTDTSLAVLTLKEALLESVQESVRAADEALAVALLINRLLDAAGALSFNTYVEGREEIIGRQSRQLLELSTPVVRLWRHVLAVPLIGTLDTARTQVVMENLLQGIQDHEALVAIIDITAVPTVDTAVAQHLMQTVNAVRLMGADCVISGIRPPIAVTIAQLGIDLSSILTRSTLADALSVAIKITEGDQLKAESSAVR
- a CDS encoding STAS domain-containing protein, which codes for MNARPVAGVPILRLGNVLVTGLLDELDDKAALAFTDELTQRIAAEDASGVLIDISRLEIIDSFVARTLMELTTMARLLGARVIVAGMLPPVAITLVELGLHLDGVETALNAERGMALLGWQQNRQLPEGAPSAAFH
- a CDS encoding ATP-binding protein, encoding MLRSTEQSPSSETAPRLDPRAGEPNSYPVRTEEDLLTARHAVRAATLALGFGIVDQTRIVTAASELVRNAYIHGGGGTLTLTLLERPGARGLRLVISDDGPGIHDVQQALTDGYTTGAGLGHGLGGARRLMDDFRIDSAPGRGTTVTATRWTTP
- a CDS encoding SpoIIE family protein phosphatase, with protein sequence MDDTVTPAPATSTVQVRVDHHSAVQLAAEAARTVAESCGLTGSLPDQAAVLASELAGNLAKHATGGSVYLQPLLLGGGMEILAVDRGPGIADLPRALTDGYSTTATLGAGLGAVRRIATDFTIRTEPGTATLACARLTDADHRPKAHQEIGSLSLPVDGEQPCGDACASADTADCRTAFVVDGLGHGPEASEAAQAALRVFHRAPDRALHDMLFAVHRALRHTRGAAVGIMRLHHDRTEYCGVGNIRALVVTPETIRHGMTGLPGVVGWNMPTPRTHTLPTGPGVIAVLHSDGILPRWAHAPSRFLLRLPPALLAAAVAHAHRSTRDDATFLAARAPGGRFV
- a CDS encoding PP2C family protein-serine/threonine phosphatase, which gives rise to MAVLSDTFRTLRSLRRALRQVADAYGLPLEVRARLVLSISGVAGHELRAGRTVRLGSTCQPGSKGQPTLLSVSLVSPASRSPLPLAGLPLAAQAVCDTTATWHVPVPEGAEPPPDACAPRVARRSESEELEQELRASLARVDAFAAEHRVLKHELAETNSGVLALYIQLEERDEQLRQAHGRMLQDMENALRPPPLAVEGLELAVHYEPADTHDPTGGDLYDWFRLPDGTVHITVVDALGHGITSTRSALNVTHAVRTLALDGHPLTAIVKRADEILMPLDGDLLATVLLARLNPATGELSLANGSHPPALLVRTDGRADFLNVRGRGIGFPLAGSDRVLQTRMEPGDLLLLYTDGLTESRRDPIEGEARLIDSARKRSRDPTASLPGAIATDMRTVVLHPDDTLALAVRMGRPGN
- a CDS encoding MarR family transcriptional regulator produces the protein MREDPMALQQQATAAVPEVSRVLELLEIAWERGRDALSTAPVSTAQIRVMYIIEREPGINLSALRRHLAVAAPTATRLCDRLQAAGFLRRTPRPEDRREMQLTLTDAGTAHLREVRRRREQALRQAMNRMTPLTRDALATGLAALCEAVAEPLPYAREQLVEESG
- a CDS encoding PP2C family protein-serine/threonine phosphatase, whose translation is MDRPSAVERLLREAAPHEVFDVVRSVIERRHGAVAVDLLMADYAMTQLQPVGVLPHTHHSLPVHDTAPGHAFIAQEAHCVPDAASSTVTVHLPVSVRGDRLGVLSVRLPGRESDVSPDTLADLAQCAAALAHEIAVAERDTDLFLQARRAERLTLAAEMQWQLLPGRSCSRPEYDVGAQLEPAYAIFGDSFDWSSSADDLLLTVSNGMGQGIDAALLTNLATNALRNARRAGLNLADQAYLADQAVYGQYHGRQFLSTLMLRFCLPTGDVEIIDAGSPRIWRLRRDVVEAIEFDAQIPLGMFEDTTYTTQRFKVESGDRLLFISDGVYDALSPAGEKYGQWALARAITSTRLLPASQVPRTMLQELLGHRGSGPAADDALVVCLDWHGRPGTD
- the dhaK gene encoding dihydroxyacetone kinase subunit DhaK — its product is MRMLINVPETVVADALRGMAATHPELTVDVEGRVIVRRDAPVAGKVALVSGGGSGHEPLHGGFVGTGMLDAACPGEVFTSPVPDQMVKAAAAVDSGQGVLFVVKNYTGDVLNFDMAMELAEDEGVRVAKVLVDDDVAVTDSTHTAGRRGTGATLFVEKIAGAAAEEGAPLERVEAIARQVNASSRSFGVALSACSTPAKGGPTFALPDGELELGVGIHGEPGRERRPMMTSREIADFSVDAVLEDLRPTNPVLLLVGGAGATPLLELYGFAAEVHRVLAERGVPVLRSLVGNYVTSLDMAGCAVTLCQADEELLRLWDAPVRTPALRWGL
- the dhaL gene encoding dihydroxyacetone kinase subunit DhaL, yielding MDAAFFLRWLAAAAAAVDREADRLTELDAAIGDADHGSNLRRGFAAVATALDAGPPGTPGAVLALAGRQLISTVGGASGPLYGTLLRRTGKELGDAQRVSVAELGAALRAGVAAVAQLGGSAPGDKTMLDALVPGADALGASDAAGDPFDAVRAAAEEGARATEALRARKGRASYLGERSVGHLDPGASSSALLFATLAEVAR
- a CDS encoding PTS fructose transporter subunit IIA — translated: MAQEGRVGVVVVSHSGPVAEAVAELARGLAGLTTAPVAPAGGTRDGGLGTSADLVVEAARAVDGGAGVALLVDLGSAVLTVKALLAEGDELPAGTRLVDAPLVEGAVAAVVTSATGADLDAVAAAAEEAYGYRKV
- a CDS encoding VOC family protein, whose translation is MACRISELILECTDPERLAAFWCEVLGYVEIGREDDGGIEIGPPEVGFGGPQPTIILSPNDAPPTAKPRLHIDVNPTDRDQDAELERLLALGARPADVGQTGAEDWHVLADPEGNVFCLLRARVRPV
- a CDS encoding ABC transporter ATP-binding protein, with the translated sequence MAEQPGLSETPDQTAVLRRAWPYLRPERRGIALALVGSAAATACTVAVPAVIGAGVDQLIEDDRDGLLTAAGVLVGLVVVRLVLFRQSEIWLTTVGERVVRGLRELAVRRLAQAPLRFLEAHRSGDLLRRTTTEIADLANFVRGQLPEVLTVLGYLLFTTVLLLSYSPLLTLALLVVFVPGIVWVLRRFKRAAGPAFAAEAAAAGTVAATYRELVTAREMLQTNNGVGGWRARFLADSEHRYQAARRTQKSLFIISLSRVVQGLTTVVLLLLGGWLAADGQISVGTVVVFILATRQLFDSATQASNLVGQLQLTKVGLARLLDLLTTTAPHVAETTENDAAPDTAHPREPTAAPPKQASTDEAAPPDRPLQAVRGTAPIPSTTPARGDLEVRDVRYSYVADAEVLHGLSLSIPAGDRVALIGPTGAGKTTLAKLITGLYTPDAGSVSYAGVDLRALPPGELRRRVVLVPQRVHLISGTLQDNLALVPRRPTDDEVRQAVARLGLEDWVAGLPDGLTTRLGGGEGRLSAGEVQLVGLVRAALVDPAVLVLDEATADIDPQTAHKLETAIDVLRTDRTLIVIAHRESTIERLPRVIRLEHGGLDPLPAPRGAPS